The following coding sequences are from one Cryptococcus deuterogattii R265 chromosome 1, complete sequence window:
- a CDS encoding endo-1, with translation MLFSNVVFPLFTISFAAPAVSAMHLNPAHAKRAAVANRDLGSFKLVRSEDAVLAGRNKGKRLVRKKKRSTCQAKVNITSSSIDSGTSPIETASATFASMAYASASEPASNLLTYTSSESESATETASAIATNAIGNMENWAGGSASASSSNVETTFTSSASPAAQTAASSSSWSLVEEWSGSTFFDNWSFWDYSDPTHGTVDYVSASDAWNEGLISINAAGHAIMSVDTTEVVSGSRKSVRIHGNKVWTGGMVIMDAYHMPTGCGTWPAWWQNGPNWPEGGEIDILEGVNDFTQNQVSLHTGVGCTIPTDTNDHQLATLTTGSYDSYDCSSADTSNQGCGARDETNDNSYGSAFNSINGGVYAMRWDKAGIAVWFFQRSDIPSDITNNSPDPSTWGTPVANFSSVSCSPYEFFYDHFNIFDTTLCGDWAGADGVWNYAGYAGQDQSCAAITGYSTCSDYVLNKGSAFTEAYWEVAYVKYFNSTTEV, from the exons atgctcttctccaacgtcgtcttccccctcttcacGATATCTTTCGCCGCGCCCGCTGTTTCCGCCATGCACCTTAACCCCGCTCATGCGAAGCGTGCTGCTGTGGCTAATCGAGATCTTGGGTCCTTCAAACTCGTTCGCAGTGAAGATGCCGTTCTCGCTGGACGAAACAAGGGAAAGCGACTTGTacgcaagaagaagaggtctACTTGCCAAGCCAAGGTCAACAttacctcctcatccattgACTCTGGGACTTCTCCCATTGAAACTGCTAGCGCAACATTTGCTTCCATGGCTTATGCTTCTGCGTCGGAACCTGCGTCCAACTTGTTGACATACACGTCTTCTGAATCAGAGTCTGCAACTGAGACTGCAAGTGCGATTGCGACAAATGCTATTGGAAATATGGAGAACTGGGCAGGCGGCAGCGCctctgcatcttcttccaatgtTGAGACAACATTCACATCAAGCGCCTCTCCTGCTGCTCAGACTGCTGCTTCCAGCTCGAGCTGGTCTCTCGTTGAAGAATGG TCTGGTAGTACCTTCTTTGATAACTGGAGCTTCTGGGACTACTCAGATCCTACTCACGGTACCGTCGATTACGTATCTGCTTCTGACGCATGGAACGAGGGTCTCATCTCTATCAACGCTGCAGGCCACGCTATCATGAGCGTGGACACTACTGAAGTTGTTTCAGGCTCCAGGAAGTCGGTTCGAATCCACGGTAACAAGGT CTGGACTGGAGGCATGGTCATCATGGATGCATATCACATGCCTACCGGTTGTGGCACTTGGCCTGCCTGGTGGCAGAACGGTCCTAACTGGCCTGAAGGTGGCGAAATCGATATCCTTGAAGGAGTGAACGATTTTACTCAAAATCAAGTCTCGCTTCATACCGGTGTGGGCTGTACTATCCCCACTGACACCAATGACCACCAACTGGCAACTCTTACCACTGGCAGCTATGACTCTTATGACTGCTCGTCTGCCGACACCTCCAATCAAGGTTGCGGTGCCCGTGACGAGACTAACGATAATTCTTACGGGTCTGCCTTCAACAGTATAAATGGTGGTGTCTATGCCA TGCGATGGGACAAGGCGGGCATTGCTGTCTGGTTCTTCCAACGGAGCGATATTCCTTCTGATATTACCAACAACTCTCCCGACCCTTCTACCTGGGGCACTCCGGTTGCTAATTTCTCGTCCGTCAGCTGCAGCCCCTACGAGTTCTTCTATGACCACTTCAATATC TTTGACACTACTCTTTGTG GTGACTGGGCCGGCGCCGACGGTGTTTGGAACTATGCTGGCTACGCCGGTCAGGATCAGAGCTGTGCTGCAATCACTGGGTATTCAACTTGCTCAGACTACGTGCTCAACAAAGGCTCTGCCTTTACTGAAGCCTATTGGGAG GTCGCTTATGTTAAGTACTTCAACTCTACCACCGAGGTCTAA
- a CDS encoding histidinol-phosphatase (PHP family) has protein sequence MPHSHHSHSGQFCRHAKDNLEDVILEAIRQGFQSFGLSEHAPRWRLEDLFPEEADLCPSDLLSTYEDFLKTALILRSKYDSQISLLVSLETDYITPLDSEKLTSFLAEHTEIDYIVGSVHHVNGVSIDFDRPTWLRAVKLAKEGRIGKTMNPGPPPTLELGDPADPELMTTYTPDLLSVQPFFEAYFDAQYNLIVTHQPEVLGHIDLCSLWIPNISLMQQERVWRKVIRNVKAVIAYGGLFEANAAAIRKGWETSYPSRDILQLIHELGGRVCLSDDSHGVSYVGLNYLAMRDYLKDMGLERTWYLIPSSRRQIGDYKVGERGRVAARPLDKWYDHPFWAKLEDVQRRK, from the exons ATGCCTCACAGCCATCATTCTCATTCAGGACAATTCTGCCGACATGCCAAAGACAATCTCGAAGATGTTATTCTTGAAGCGATCCGACAAGGCTTCCAGTCATTTGGACTGAGTGAGCATGCTCCCAGATGGAGGCTCGAAGATCTTTTCCCAGAAGAA GCCGATTTATGCCCTTCTGACCTCCTCTCGACTTATGAAGACTTTTTGAAGACCGCGTTGATCCTGCGCTCAAAATACGACTCCCAAATTTCCTTGCTGGTGTCTTTAGAAACTGATTATATCACTCCCCTCGATTCAGAAAAATTGACTTCATTTCTCGCCGAGCATACAGAGATCGACTACATCGTTGGCAGTGTCCACCATGTCAATGGTGTCTCCATCGATTTTGACCGGCCAACATGGCTGAGGGCTGTCAAACTTGCAAAGGAGGGTAGAATAGGTAAAACAATGAACCCTGGCCCTCCACCAACACTTGAGCTGGGCGATCCAGCTGATCCCGAGCTTATGACTACCTACACCCCAGATCTCTTGTCTGTCCAACCTTTCTTTGAAGCATACTTCGACGCTCAATACAATCTGATTGTGACGCACCAACCCGAAGTTCTGGGCCATATTGATCTGTGCTCCTTATGGATACCAAATATCAGCTTGATGCAGCAAGAACGTGTCTGGCGGAAGGTTATAAGGAATGTTAAGGCAGTAATTGCCTACGGAGGCTTATTTGAGGCAAATGCTGCGGCTATCAGGAAAGGTTGGGAGACAAGTTATCCAAGCAGGGACATACTCCAA TTGATCCATGAACTGGGGGGCAGAGTTTGTTTGTCTGATGATTCGCATGGCGTTTCTTATGTGGGACTCAATTATCTTGCCATGAGAGACTATCTAAAGGACATGGGTCTTGAGCGTACATGGTATCTTATTCCATCGAGTCGCCGTCAGATCGGAGATTATAAGGTTGGTGAAAGGGGTCGGGTTGCAGCTAGGCCACTGGATAAGTGGTACGATCACCCGTTCTGGGCGAAACTAGAAGATGTTCAACGACGCAAATGA
- a CDS encoding aprataxin gives MSWTMGNCLSAPVSSSNSSSNNIQLPPRRPVSPSLFSNNTLSSRSYPTPQKGKNRAQSFHRRRTSESSLMASHPLLALRQYATLSDPQSSLPPSKLLFSNSNTMVVFDAYPKAKYHFLVLPRYPFPPQSDPDSDESIVSIETLDDLKSLLLKAGPDEREEIIRAMAETAREVEEMIKDEMLKTEGFEWRIDVGFHAIPSMKHIHLHVISEDRISPSLKSKKHYNSFRPDLGFFIPIMEVQRWLQDDRTMLDRVETLSATQTLLKTPLTCFKCDEPMNNIEKLKQHFEKEFSSERNEALKYIAKHGRQRASDEEVF, from the exons ATGTCATGGACGATGGGCAACTGCCTATCCGCTCCTGTATCATCCTCGaactcttcatcaaatAACATACAACTCCCACCACGACGTCctgtctctccttccctcttttcaaaCAACACGTTATCATCTAGGAGCTACCCAACACCtcaaaagggaaaaaatCGCGCACAATCGTTTCACCGCCGTCGAACATCAGAATCCTCCCTGATGGCCTCTCACCCACTCCTTGCCCTGCGGCAGTATGCCACACTCTCCGACCCTCAATCCTCCCTCCCACCATCCAAgctgctcttctccaataGCAATACGATGGTAGTGTTCGACGCTTATCCGAAAGCAAAATACCATTTCCTAGTATTGCCACGttatccttttcctcctcaatcaGATCCAGATTCTGATGAATCCATTGTTTCGATTGAGACATTAGACGATTTAAAAAGCTTGCTTCTCAAAGCAGGACCAgacgaaagagaagaaattaTAAGAGCCATGGCGGAGACTGCGCGCGAAGTAGAGGAGATGATTAAAGACGAAATGCTCAAAACCGAAGGATTTGAATGGAGAATTGATGTTGGATTCCATGCCATACCCTCAATGAA GCATATACACCTTCATGTTATATCAGAAGATCGGATATCGCCTTCTCTGAAATCAAAAAAACACTACAACTCTTTCCGACCTGATCTTGGTTTCTTTATTCCAATCATGGAAGTGCAACGCTGGTTGCAGGACGACCGCACCATGCTTGACCGTGTAGAA ACATTGTCCGCTACTCAAACATTACTGAAAACCCCTCTGACCTGCTTCAAATGCGACGAACCCATGAACAACATCGAGAAGCTAAAACAGCATTTCGAAAAAGAGTTTAGTAGCGAAAGGAATGAAGCTCTTAAATATATAGCAAAACATGGCCGTCAAAGGGCCAGTGACGAGGAGGTTTTCTGA